AGTCAATCCGCATCTCTCGACAGCGGAATCGACACTCTTCCGGAGCGCTTTCAGGGATACTCCCTTGATTTTTGCACAGAATTCAAGGTAGTTTTTGACACTCATGTCCAGGTAAAGAGGGGGTGTTTCAGGAAGATAGCCTATGCGTTTCCTGACCTCGAGCGAATCTTCGAACACATCAAGGCCATCCACTTTTACCGTGCCTTCTGTCGGAGATAGATAGCACGTTATAATTTTCATAGCGGTGGATTTGCCGGCACCGTTCGGTCCGAGAAAACCGAGCACCTCGCCTTTTCTGACCGTGAAAGATACCTTGTCGAGAGCAATTTTTGTCCCGTAGTATTTGGTCAGATTTTCAACTTCAATCAATGTAATCCTCCTTTACCTCTCAAACGGAGTCTATTTTCAGATAATTTAATCTTTCAGATTATGAGGATTTTCATCAGACAAATCCGGATACAACTCTTTCCGTACCATATCGGACTGTTTATACAGTCGCCGTGACCGATCACTCCCTTACCATCACCTGTAATCGTCAGTACGGCGGTTCCTCACGGATTTCGTCGAACAGCGATCTGGCAGCCTTAATTTCATCGGAGCTGCCATGGATAAGGAGCCTTACCGAGCCCTCGGCGCCGCGAATGCCTCCTGCCGCGATCTGGAAAGCTTCCGCTCCGGTCAGCAGCTTAATCGCTTCTATCTCCGTGATAATGATGCCTGTCATGGGCATGAGGGAACTGCCGGGATTTTCCTCCATGCAGAGCGAAGAGACTTCGACAATATCAGATGATATCTCCTTTTCAAGGCCGACCGGAATGACCAGACGGATTTTCATACCGTAAAGCGGCCCCCAGAATCCGCCGACAGTGCCGCCAACTGGATGACCGATGAGACAGCCTGCGATATTCTTTTTATAGTTAAGAGCGTTGGCGCCTTTTATTATGACATCGCCCGGTTTCATGTTTTTTGCCGCTTCGATGACGGTTTCGCCTGACTGGTGGATTTCTCCGTGACGGATCAATACATCGTGCATGATTGTTTCGGATTTCACAATACCCGGAAACGGTTTCGGCGGCAGGGTCAGTCCCGTTGTATAGGCAAACTTCTCAACTTCATGCCCGAGAAATTCCTCGGCCACGTAAGAACAGGTTGTGCCGCGGCAGATGCCGATGATTCCGTTGTTCAGCGCGGTCTTGACTGCCGGGTGACGTTTGACACCGCGGGCAATAAGCCGCTTTGACTGCGAAACAGTGAGAACGGTTTCCATTTTCATGACTGTCGGGTCCTGTGTATTCCTTTATTATTATCCCGGTCTGAAAAAGTCGGCCGGAATAAATATCACAACGCTTATAATCGGACGGTTTTTTATTAACGGTACTGCCGCATCCGTTTTCTGAAAAACCGTATCAGTTCCTCGTCATAGCTTTTTCCGGTTCTCAGGTCGATCCTGTCAATGCCCGCCCGCTTGAAAAAATCGATAAGGCCGTTCTGCCTTTTCTGTACGGCGAGCCAGTAATTCTTTCTGAGAGCCCGGGAAGACGTATCAATCAGGCGAATGCGCCCCGTTTCCGCATCTTCGAAAGCGACCACCCCGGAATCGCTCATGATTTCCTCCCGCTCATCCGTAATTGTGACAGCAATGAGGTCGTGTTTCCGGGATGCAACGTTCATGGCCGACTCGAATCCCCTGTCGAGGAAATCCGAGATCACGAATACGATCGATTTTCGCTTCAGGATGCGGTTCACATGTTCCACCGCCGCTGTGATGCTCGTCCCTGTACCTTCGGGTTTGAAATAGAGTATCTCACGGATAACCCGGAGGACATGTTTGACGCCTTTTTTCGGCGGAATATAAAGCTCTATCCTGTCGGTGAACATGATGAGCCCGACACGGTCGTTGTTTTTTATGGCGCTGAAGGCAAGAACCGCCGACACCTCGGCGGCGAGCTCCTCCTTTGAGGACCCCCTGCTTCCGAACAGCCCGCTGCCGGAAACATCCACTACGAGTATAACGGTCAGCTCGCGTTCTTCATTATACGTCCTGATATAGGGGTGTCCCGTTCTGGCGGTCACATTCCAGTCGATAAGACGGATATCGTCCCCGATACCGTATTCGCGAACTTCGGCGAATTCAATACCGGTTCCCTTGAAGACCGAATGGTATTCCCCGCTGAAAACATCGTTGACAAGACGTTTTGTCCGAAGCTCTATCCCCTTGACTTTTTTTGCAATTTCTTCCGGCAGCATGGATTATGGCACCTTTACATGCTCGAAGACTTTCCTGATGATATCATCGGTGCCGGTTTGCTCAGCCTCGGCCTCGTAGGTCAGGATGATCCGGTGGCGCATGACATCCGGGCCAATGACCTTGATGTCCTCGGGTATAACATAACCGCGTCCGCGAAGGAAAGCATGGGCTTTCGCGGCAATCGCAAGAAATATGGAAGCCCTCGGGGATGCACCGTAATCGATAAGCGTGGCAAGCTCTTTGAGGCCTGCTTCCGACGGATTCCTCGTCGCAAAGACGATATCGAGAATGTAACGCTTTACTTTTTCATCCACATAGATGGTTTTGATCACCTCGCGAATATGCCGTATCTGATCGAGACTGATGACCTGCCCGACCTCGGTTTTGGGAGTGAAGGCGTTCAATTCGAGAATCTGAAACTCCTCTTCCTTGGACGGATACCCAACGAGCACCTTGAACATGAACCGGTCCACCTGAGCTTCGGGCAGCGGATAGGTTCCTTCCTGCTCGATGGGATTCTGCGTTGCGAGAACGAGGAACGGATCGGGAAGAGGATAGGTATGGTCGCCGATAGTAACCTGATGTTCCTGCATCGACTCGAGAAGGGCGCTCTGTACTTTTGCCGGGGCGCGGTTTATTTCATCGGCAAGCACGATATTGGTGAAGACCGGGCCT
The DNA window shown above is from bacterium and carries:
- a CDS encoding DUF58 domain-containing protein, whose translation is MLPEEIAKKVKGIELRTKRLVNDVFSGEYHSVFKGTGIEFAEVREYGIGDDIRLIDWNVTARTGHPYIRTYNEERELTVILVVDVSGSGLFGSRGSSKEELAAEVSAVLAFSAIKNNDRVGLIMFTDRIELYIPPKKGVKHVLRVIREILYFKPEGTGTSITAAVEHVNRILKRKSIVFVISDFLDRGFESAMNVASRKHDLIAVTITDEREEIMSDSGVVAFEDAETGRIRLIDTSSRALRKNYWLAVQKRQNGLIDFFKRAGIDRIDLRTGKSYDEELIRFFRKRMRQYR
- a CDS encoding MoxR family ATPase, with the translated sequence MQQDIISLNEKIAAESGQVRSLIHEVGKVIVGQQNMVERLLIGLFTGGHILLEGVPGLAKTLTVSTLAASIHANFRRIQFTPDLLPADLVGTLIFNQKTGEFIPKKGPVFTNIVLADEINRAPAKVQSALLESMQEHQVTIGDHTYPLPDPFLVLATQNPIEQEGTYPLPEAQVDRFMFKVLVGYPSKEEEFQILELNAFTPKTEVGQVISLDQIRHIREVIKTIYVDEKVKRYILDIVFATRNPSEAGLKELATLIDYGASPRASIFLAIAAKAHAFLRGRGYVIPEDIKVIGPDVMRHRIILTYEAEAEQTGTDDIIRKVFEHVKVP